A genome region from Penicillium psychrofluorescens genome assembly, chromosome: 3 includes the following:
- a CDS encoding uncharacterized protein (ID:PFLUO_005628-T1.cds;~source:funannotate), which translates to MPSPFLTPGSTAQADGLALLHLRRDQSIPTILRSYDDENQGYDEGRVENTRFGSFPHSTLINKPWGSQIIASVVDTGSRGRKSDAAKKRKADELDASGTTTGADDEKSSLKKPVSASSGFIHLIAPTPEAWTLSLPHRTQVVYTPDYSYILHRLRARPGNTVIEAGAGSGSFTHASVRAVFNGYPDSTAPAPKRRRLGKVCSYEFHEPRAGRVKEEVSQHGLDGIVEVTHRDVYEDGFLLDDPKTGRSPNANAIFLDLPAPWLALKHLVRNPPSGTVSPLDPSSPAYLCTFSPCLEQAERTISTMRQLGWLSITMVEVNHHMIDVKRERIGLDAQGVRGALVAPRSVDEAVAKMRSDENRTRRFREAEAEGRSVEDERKTLDKEQPAQTPSEIPSYGLGRLVHRTEDNLKTHTSYLVFAILPREWSEEDEQKCREKWPSAQTDADATAAPKSKRQMKQEARAKRQQEEQEAQEQSQQGTDAKDE; encoded by the coding sequence ATGCCATCACCCTTCCTAACCCCCGGGTCGACCGCCCAAGCTGATGGCCTCGCCCTgctccacctccgccgcgaCCAAAGCATCCCGACGATCCTCCGCTCCTATGACGACGAGAACCAGGGCTACGACGAGGGCAGGGTAGAGAACACGCGATTCGGCTCATTCCCGCACAGCACGCTCATCAACAAGCCATGGGGCTCGCAGATTATCGCCTCCGTAGTCGACACGGGCTCGCGCGGCCGAAAATCCGACGCTgcgaagaagcgcaaagCCGATGAGCTCGATGCGTCGGGGACGACGACCGGcgcggatgatgagaagTCTTCGTTGAAGAAACCCGTCAGTGCTTCGAGTGGGTTCATTCATCTTATAGCACCGACTCCGGAAGCCTGGACTTTGTCCCTTCCACACCGGACGCAGGTCGTCTACACCCCGGACTACAGCTACATCCTGCACCGCCTCCGCGCTAGGCCTGGAAACACGGTGATTGAAGCTGGCGCAGGGAGTGGGTCGTTCACGCATGCGTCGGTCCGTGCCGTGTTCAACGGATACCCAGACTCCACGGCACCAGCACCGAAACGACGACGACTGGGCAAAGTGTGCAGCTACGAGTTCCACGAACCGCGCGCGGGGCGTGTGAAAGAGGAAGTCAGCCAGCACGGACTAGACGGGATAGTGGAAGTGACGCATCGCGACGTCTACGAAGACGGCTTTTTACTGGACGACCCCAAGACCGGCAGGTCGCCCAATGCCAAcgccatcttcctcgacttGCCTGCGCCGTGGCTCGCGCTGAAACATCTCGTGCGCAACCCGCCCTCTGGCACGGTGTCTCCGCTGGACCCGTCCTCGCCTGCGTACCTGTGCACGTTCTCGCCGTGTCTCGAGCAGGCGGAGCGCACGATTAGCACTATGCGGCAGCTGGGCTGGCTGTCTATTACCATGGTCGAGGTGAATCATCATATGATTGATGTGAAGCGGGAGCGCATTGGACTAGATGCGCAGGGTGTGCGCGGAGCGCTTGTGGCCCCCCGGTCTGTGGATGAGGCCGTGGCCAAAATGCGCAGCGATGAGAACCGCACTCGACGGTTTcgcgaggccgaggccgaaggTAGATCCGTGGAGGATGAGAGAAAGACCTTGGACAAGGAGCAACCCGCTCAAACACCGTCAGAGATTCCTTCATACGGCCTGGGCCGATTAGTGCACCGGACAGAGGACAACCTTAAAACCCACACATCATACCTGGTCTTCGCCATTTTGCCGCGGGAATggtcggaggaggacgagcagaaATGCAGAGAGAAGTGGCCATCCGCACAGACGGATGCGGACGCAACTGCCGCGCCCAAAAGTAAACGGCAGATGAAACAGGAGGCTAGGGCAAAGCGGCAacaggaggagcaggaggcaCAGGAACAATCCCAGCAAGGGACAGATGCGAAAGATGAGTGA
- a CDS encoding uncharacterized protein (ID:PFLUO_005630-T1.cds;~source:funannotate), translating to MGLFKRKDSTRSTHSERDERESFVSVNSARTSNTSLRSPGYKGSALPASIPEMPIARPPDPALDPAAYLRSIHAVRERTMIVFNKAKKNQLNHFDVDLSKFQATASYVVSIIKRDYAPEYESIPPHGRWQHFDIGGRPRIQQLLQSWPSSIDSQERTRRLIDLFVVSVLLDAGAGNKWCYKSKESGKIYSRSEGLAVASLEMFKTGLFSSDPTEPCQVDGAGLKKVTMEILARGMQHSESNPLAGLEGRAGLLVRLSEALNNQDFFGVDARPGNMLDYLLCHPSTLASSVPIVPITTLWTVLMDGLSPIWPPSRTQIDGISIGDAWVCSDMPNSPPAQPWESIVPFHKLTQWLCYSIMVPMSKLMHIHFAGADLLTGLPEYRNGGLLIDMGLMTLKPRDLERGIQYYRENARIKGQPNIEVVPLFSTDDDVIVEWRAATVGFLDELLDEVNSQLGLQAAEDQLSLAQMLEAGTWKGGREIAEVSRPNTKEPPIMIRSDGTVF from the exons ATGGGCCTGTTCAAGCGCAAGGACTCGACCAGGTCGACGCACAGCGAAAGGGACGAGCGCGAATCCTTTGTCTCTGTCAACAGCGCCCGCACCTCGAACACATCGTTGCGCTCGCCCGGCTACAAGGGCAGTGCCCTGCCAGCTTCCATCCCCGAGATGCCCATTGCACGCCCGCCCGACCCAGCATTAGACCCCGCCGCGTATCTGCGCAGCATCCACGCCGTGCGCGAACGTACCATGATCGTGTTcaacaaggccaagaagaatCAGCTGAACCACTTTGATGTCGACCTCTCCAAGTTCCAGGCGACGGCCTCGTACGTCGTGTCCATCATCAAA AGAGACTACGCCCCGGAGTACGAGTCGATCCCGCCGCACGGCCGCTGGCAGCACTTCGACATCGGTGGCCGTCCAcgcatccagcagctgctgcagtcgTGGCCCTCCAGCATCGACTCGCAGGAACGTACCCGTCGCTTGATCGATCTTTTCGTGGTTTCGGTCCTGCTGGATGCGGGCGCGGGAAACAAATGGTGCTACAAATCCAAAGAATCGGGAAAAATCTATTCGCGCAGTGAAGGTCTGGCCGTGGCGAGTCTCGAGATGTTTAAAACGGGCCTGTTCAGCAGCGACCCCACCGAGCCATGCCAGGTGGACGGTGCGGGGCTGAAGAAAGTGACGATGGAAATATTGGCCAGGGGTATGCAGCACTCCGAATCGAATCCGCTGGCTGGGCTCGAGGGCCGCGCGGGGTTGTTGGTACGGTTGTCGGAGGCACTGAACAACCAGGACTTTTTTGGGGTCGATGCCCGGCCAGGAAACATGCTAGACTACCTGCTCTGCCACCCGTCGACCCTGGCTTCCTCCGTGCCCATTGTTCCCATCACCACGTTATGGACGGTGCTCATGGATGGGCTCTCTCCCATCTGGCCGCCCTCGCGAACCCAGATTGACGGAATATCCATTGGCGATGCCTGGGTGTGCTCGGACATGCCCAACTCACCCCCCGCGCAGCCGTGGGAAAGCATCGTCCCTTTCCACAAGCTGACCCAATGGCTGTGCTACTCCATCATGGTCCCCATGTCGAAATTAATGCATATCCActtcgccggcgccgatctCCTGACTGGCCTTCCGGAGTATCGCAACGGTGGGCTTCTCATCGACATGGGTCTGATGACCCTCAAGCCTCGAGATCTGGAGCGTGGCATTCAATACTACCGCGAAAACGCTCGGATTAAAGGCCAGCCCAACATCGAAGTGGTTCCGCTATTTTccaccgatgatgatgtgatcGTCGAGTGGCGCGCCGCCACTGTTGGGTTCTTGGACGAGCTCCTCGACGAGGTGAACTCCCAATTGGGGCTGCAGGCTGCGGAGGACCAATTGTCGCTAGCGCAGATGCTGGAAGCGGGCACATGGAAG GGCGGCCGTGAAATCGCCGAGGTCTCCAGGCCCAACACCAAAGAACCACCGATCATGATTCGATCCGATGGCACCGTTTTTTAA
- a CDS encoding uncharacterized protein (ID:PFLUO_005624-T1.cds;~source:funannotate) — translation METVKNAANYVEETVKGGGSEASKEANKNVAKDSDAGLGTRAGAAKDAVKDKTDAEKHDAKAGANKEAAKH, via the exons ATGGAAACTGTCAAG AACGCCGCGAACTACGTCGAGGAGACCGTCAAGGGCGGTGGCTCTGAGGCTTCCAAGGAGGCCAACAAGAACGTGGCCAAGGACTCGGATGCCGGCCTTGGCACCCGAGCCGGTGCCGCGAAGGACGCTGTGAAGGACAAGACGGATGCGGAAAAGCATGATGCCAAAGCGGGTGCCAACAAAG AGGCCGCTAAGCACTGA
- a CDS encoding uncharacterized protein (ID:PFLUO_005627-T1.cds;~source:funannotate): MSARQQPQWRQPPSNPDATLPPLNVWNSLTKSKTPFIPIDPAGKKVNWYACGPTVYDDSHLGHARNYVTTDIIRRIMRDFFKFDVHFVMNITDVDDKIILRGRQQHLFNEFMAVNPTVSATVLDTANSAYTAYLKKNLPLLSPELAPPRYQEEVEKVYAVVLNGGALPGNEKPGDDEAKVKMHIKTAASAAKVIAQAGTLGDSTDATAFANLFYSGTQDVLLPYLDALKGASIDANDHSIFTKLTKKYEASFMKDMHDLNVLDPDELTRVTEYGDEIADFVERIVKNKFGYVTADGSVYFDIEAFEAAGHPYARLEPWSRSDNKLAAEGEGALASKTTEKRGASDFALWKSSKPGEPSWSSSWGKGRPGWHIECSAMASARLGKQMDIHSGGIDLAFPHHDNELAQSEAYWDDHSHSHDQWVNYFLHMGHLSIQGSKMSKSLKNFTTIREALGRNDWTSRSLRIVFLLGGWRDGVEITEELVNFGNSWEDKVNNFFLNVRDLEALQGHTSGTDSTLAADLKSAQKAVYDQLCDSFNTPAAMQSISELITKYNSADKSTLNPKDVEAAARWVTSMVNIFGLNGTAAADSPEIGWSGIDVPEEAKPFLYPLSSMRDSLRLAARDKAGISSKEIEEVLARESAPAAESETAKPYAAVYSNFRTNVSALQSSDSIGKDILALCDRVRNIDLFDLGVYLEDRDNLPALVRPVTREMLQAREEKAERARQKQLERQKQEQEALKRLEKGKLSHLEMFRTNEYSAWDTDGIPTRDAAGEEITKSRAKKLRKDWDRQKKAHEAWLASQ; encoded by the exons ATGTCTgcgcgccagcagccgcaatGGCGCCAACCGCCCTCGAATCCAGACGccaccctccctcccttgAATGTGTGGAATTCTCTCACCAAGTCCAAAACACCGTTCATCCCCATCGACCCAGCGGGCAAAAAGGTTAACTGGTACGCGTGCGGACCGACAGTGTACGACGATTCGCATCTGGGCCATGCCAGGAACTATGTGACCACCGATATCATTCGACGCATCATGCGCGACTTCTTCAAGTTTGATGTTCATTTCGTTATGAATATTACCGATGTGGATGACAAG ATTATTCTCCGTGGCAGACAACAGCATTTATTCAACGAATTCATGGCGGTCAACCCCACCGTCTCCGCCACTGTTCTGGACACTGCGAACAGCGCATATACTGCTTACCTGAAGAAAAACCTgcctctcctctctcccgAACTGGCCCCGCCTCGctatcaagaagaagtcgaaaAGGTGTACGCAGTCGTTTTGAATGGCGGCGCATTGCCAGGAAATGAGAAGCCCGGTGACGATGAGGCCAAGGTCAAGATGCATATCAAGACGGCAGCGTCGGCCGCCAAGGTGATTGCGCAGGCGGGAACTCTTGGTGACTCAACCGATGCTACTGCGTTCGCCAATCTCTTCTATTCCGGGACGCAGGATGTCTTGCTGCCTTACTTGGATGCTCTGAAGGGTGCCTCGATCGACGCGAACGACCACAGTATCTTCACCAAATTGACGAAGAAATACGAAGCAAGCTTCATGAAGGACATGCACGACCTCAACGTTCTTGACCCAGACGAGCTGACTCGCGTGACGGAGTATGGGGACGAAATCGCTGATTTTGTGGAGCGCATCGTGAAGAATAAGTTTGGATATGTCACGGCTGATGGATCGGTGTATTTCGATATCGAGGCCTTCGAAGCGGCGGGTCATCCGTACGCGCGGCTCGAGCCCTGGAGCCGTTCCGACAACAAGCTGGCCGCGGAGGGCGAGGGTGCTTTGGCCAGCAAGACCACCGAAAAGCGCGGAGCTTCTGATTTTGCGCTCTGGAAGTCCTCCAAGCCAGGGGAGCCGAGCTGGTCCAGCTCCTGGGGCAAAGGCCGCCCCGGCTGGCATATTGAGTGCTCGGCCATGGCGTCAGCCCGGCTGGGCAAGCAGATGGATATCCACTCTGGAGGCATTGACCTTGCATTCCCGCACCACGATAATGAATTGGCTCAGAGCGAGGCTTACTGGGACGATCATAGCCACTCGCACGACCAGTGGGTCAACTATTTTCTGCACATGGGTCACTTGTCCATTCAAGGGTCCAAGATGTCCAAGTCCTTGAAGAACTTCACTACTATTCGCGAGGCTCTTGGGCGAAACGATTGGACATCGCGCAGTCTGCGGATTGTGTTCCTTCTGGGCGGCTGGAGAGATGGCGTCGAGATCACAGAGGAGCTGGTAAACTTTGGCAATTCGTGGGAGGATAAGGTGAACAATTTCTTCCTGAATGTGAGGGATCTTGAAGCCCTTCAGGGACACACATCCGGCACCGACAGCACCCTTGCTGCTGATTTGAAATCAGCCCAGAAGGCTGTGTACGATCAGCTCTGCGATTCGTTCAATACTCCCGCCGCGATGCAATCAATTTCAGAGTTGATCACAAAGTACAACTCTGCCGATAAGTCCACCTTGAACCCAAAGGATGTGGAGGCTGCCGCTCGGTGGGTCACGTCGATGGTCAACATCTTTGGCCTCAATGGTACCGCCGCTGCGGACAGTCCCGAGATTGGTTGGTCGGGCATCGACGTCCCCGAAGAGGCCAAGCCTTTCCTCTACCCACTTTCTTCCATGCGCGACAGCTTGCGGCTGGCCGCGCGCGATAAAGCCGGCATCAGCTCCAAGGAAATCGAGGAAGTTCTCGCTCGTGAGTCTGCACCTGCAGCCGAGTCCGAGACCGCGAAACCCTACGCAGCGGTCTATTCCAACTTCCGCACAAACGTCAGTGCCCTGCAATCATCTGACTCCATCGGCAAAGATATCCTCGCTCTGTGCGATCGCGTACGCAACATCGAcctcttcgatctcggcgTTTACCTCGAAGACCGCGACAACCTCCCCGCCCTGGTGCGGCCAGTGACCCGCGAAATGCTCCAGGCGCGCGAGGAAAAGGCCGAACGAGCCCGCCAAAAGCAACTGGAGAGACAGaagcaggagcaggaggccCTCAAGCggctggagaagggcaagctgAGCCACCTCGAGATGTTCAGGACGAATGAATACAGCGCATGGGACACGGATGGTATCCCGACGCGTGATGCTGCTGGTGAGGAGATCACTAAGAGCCGTGCGAAGAAGCTACGCAAGGATTGGGACCGGCAGAAGAAGGCGCATGAGGCGTGGTTGGCTAGTCAGTAG
- a CDS encoding uncharacterized protein (ID:PFLUO_005625-T1.cds;~source:funannotate) → MFPSQVANFNIEAVSGICGSISIACWVVVFSPQIIENFRRGSADGLSLLFLIVWLAGDVFNILGAILQGVLPTMTILAVYYTLADIVLLGQCFYYRGFTITDELSASTPTPDAAATAGVEESDDEGSPTPVPTERSVLLPKSANTSNGHAQIQEPTEHGHSAHHAQNGARPLSSSSSTRNIGRRHSATSFHDILHSSVDGTHLSPATPFIESESERVRSRRTRRRISALQKALFNATAIALVCTAGILGWYVSPSSKSSTDEPEPDPLPMDTLGQVFGYLCAAFYLGSRLPQLLLNFRRKSTEGVSLLFFLFACIGNLTYVLSILAYSPVCRGSSEAVAASIVSHHSHVHCRPGEAAAIYGRYILVNLSWLIGSAGTLLLDMAIFVQFFLYSSSKVEGEESGGV, encoded by the exons ATGTTCCCTTCACAGGTGGCCAATTTCAACATCGAGGCCGTGAGTGGCATTTGCGG CTCCATCTCAATCGCCTGCTGggtcgtcgtcttctcccCGCAAATCATCGAAAATTTCCGCCGCGGCTCAGCAGACGGCCTCTCGctgctcttcctcatcgtctGGCTAGCGGGCGATGTCTTCAATatcctcggcgccatccTGCAAGGCGTGCTGCCCACAATGACTATCCTGGCCGTGTACTACACTCTCGCGGATATCGTGCTGCTGGGACAGTGTTTCTACTATCGCGGGTTTACCATTACGGATGAGCTATCTGCCTCTACACCGACGCCagatgctgctgccactgctgGTGTGGAGGAAAGTGATGACGAGGGTAGTCCCACGCCAGTCCCAACAGAACGATCAGTTCTACTTCCTAAATCCGCAAACACATCCAATGGACatgcccagatccaggagCCGACAGAGCACGGGCACAGTGCACACCACGCCCAGAATGGCGCACGCCCTCtatcatcctcctcgtccacgcGCAACATAGGAAGAAGACACTCAGCCACATCCTTCCACGACATTCTCCACTCCTCGGTAGACGGCACGCACCTCTCCCCCGCAACGCCCTTCATCGAGTCGGAATCAGAACGAGTCCGCTCCCGACGGACCCGTCGCCGCATCTCTGCCCTGCAAAAAGCTCTCTTTAACGCCACAGCCATTGCTCTCGTCTGCACGGCAGGGATTCTGGGCTGGTACGTCAGCCCGAGCTCGAAGAGCTCCACCGACGAGCCGGAACCCGACCCTCTCCCCATGGATACGCTTGGCCAGGTGTTCGGGTATCTCTGTGCAGCGTTCTATCTAGGGTCGCGACTGCCGCAGCTTCTTTTGAACTTTCGGCGCAAATCAACAGAAGGCGTCTCcctgctcttctttctctttgccTGTATTGGCAACTTGACCTATGTCTTGTCGATCCTGGCGTATTCGCCCGTCTGTCGTGGTTCCTCTGAGGCTGTGGCTGCCAGTATTGTGTCGCATCACTCCCATGTGCACTGTCGGCCTGGTGAAGCGGCTGCTATCTATGGGCGGTATATTTTGGTTAATCTATCGTGGCTGATTGGCAGCGCTGGCACATTGCTGTTGGATATGGCTATTTTTGTGCAGTTCTTTCTGTACAGCAGTTCCAAAGTTGAGGGGGAAGAAAGTGGGGGAGTATGA
- a CDS encoding uncharacterized protein (ID:PFLUO_005626-T1.cds;~source:funannotate), with the protein MATPSGLDYMRSRTVVDCDTMDEEVAKVLGPFQDCTSNQAIAFGELSKPARKEVVVAAAADAKILHSQYSSTSVEELAVEIAMVRLAVGMSKHIHGRVHVQTNPYYSYSSEQTVANALRIVQLFQHIEPGFDVSRIAIKIPSTWEGMMACHTLELAGVRTLATTLFSMAQAKLAAEVGCTYIAPYVNNLKVQFDTSLVDKGKLLPLCVAIQQYYKYINAKTKVLPASLTSTEEIYSLAGVDHLTIAPHLLAQLTEPAPISTKSLFDEAPTLSIPEEETSFINDPSIFQMVFVRDLGGASHIKLTEAINIFCDFQTKLEQIMEAATA; encoded by the exons ATGGCTACTCCATCCGGTCTCGATTACATGCGTTCCCGCACCGTAGTGGATTGCGACAcgatggacgaggagg TGGCTAAGGTCTTAGGGCCCTTCCAGGACTGCACATCTAACCAA GCTATTGCCTTCGGTGAACTGTCCAAACCAGCTCGCAAGGAAGTGGTTGTTGCCGCTGCGGCAGACGCAAAGATACTGCATTCTCAGTACTCTTCGACCAGCGTTGAAGAATTAGCCGTGGAGATTGCT ATGGTTCGACTAGCTGTGGGTATGTCCAAGCATATCCACGGACGCGTCCATGTGCAAACGAATCCATATTACTCATATTCCTCTGAGCAGACAGTCGCCAATGCCCTGC GAATTGTCCAGCTATTTCAACACATCGAGCCTGGCTTTGACGTCTCCCGCATCGCTATCAAGATCCCCAGCACCTGGGAAGGCATGATGGCATGCCACACCCTCGAACTAGCCGGCGTGCGCACGCTAGCAACCACTTTATTCAGCATGGCGCAGGCAAAACTAGCAGCTGAAGTGGGCTGCACGTATATTGCACCTTACGTAAACAACCTGAAAGTCCAATTTGATACGAG TCTGGTCGACAAGGGAAAACTACTTCCGCTTTGTGTTGCTATTCAGCAGTACTACAAATACATAAACGCAAAGACAAAGGTCCTACCGGCGAGCCTGACTTCGACAGAAGAGATCTACTCTCTCGCTGGCGTAGACCATCTCACTATCGCTCCGCATCTCCTGGCGCAATTGACAGAGCCTGCTCCCATTAGCACCAAGTCGCTATTCGACGAGGCGCCTACATTATCCATTCCGGAGGAAGAAACGTCATTTATAAATGATCCCTCCATATTTCAAATGGTATTCGTCCGGGACTTGGGTGGGGCGAGCCATATCAAGTTGACCGAG GCTATCAATATTTTCTGCGATTTCCAGACAAAGCTGGAGCAGATTATGGAAGCTGCGACAGCGTAA
- a CDS encoding uncharacterized protein (ID:PFLUO_005629-T1.cds;~source:funannotate), with the protein MSSGLLYATARPNGTSGRSTPVSTASNRSSSPAKPAPSAGDSFANLVSFGPSAGNKNLSLVEQQKRLQEEKAKKDVENRTRFEAQYGGQNNQFWDSLEQGRSHSPAVSTNHAPPPAAADDDDILAAFNSAAPVDASTNFPIPSPRSDANRVQSPASGGITMRDNTEGVAALDDDDPFGLNQLKPKSAPPRTAAPTEDDDFLGLLGKPVSEIPRPEPPSPAADVSSMPSSEANRAIAELVDMGFPADKARQALQSTESGTDVQAAVGWLLTQAHSQSRQKSQTRPTANGPSSERMERKDRQARDAPSWMREDGRSQASAEKDPAQLASQFGNNLLKSATSLWKTGNKKFQRAVHEFNADHDPNQPKWMRDASPAQEEPWTQSPPSHGRGEPAQSQANGDNWTDEALLLESGDSRPPRKSTRPRESPQPGSDLRSPGTAQPSQRPSFLQRPPDQSRADSRSPLSRVAVEQQSAHAYVSPARRRRPQAPPPAAEPNVDLFESPAPSSSSRPTPTTQTPRSSKPSTPLALRSKAPPRSIPPVSQEALQSTHRHREKASEAYKRGDYAAAHQSFSTALSMLPDKHPITIIIRSNRAMTALKIGEPKSAIEDADTVLQVIGPSKGEAEVIELGNGEPNKQMKDFFGKALLRRAEALEQLERWVDAAQAWKLAVESGHGGSTSIQGRNRCEKAAGISKPPPKAPAKKKPTPAPKKPTSALSDLTGGPSPSGQDSEAVSRLRAANLAADRADEEKFALSDSVDARLTAWKNGKQDNLRALLGSLDTVLWPEAEWKKINMSELVLPNKVKIQYMKGIAKVHPDKISTTATTEQRMISSAVFGTLNEAWDKFRAENNL; encoded by the exons ATGAGCTCCGGCCTCTTGTATGCCACCGCGCGACCAAATGGTACCTCCGGCAGGTCAACTCCAGTGTCAACAGCCTCAAaccgctccagctcgccagCGAAACCGGCTCCATCGGCTGGCGACAGCTTTGCCAACCTTGTCTCCTTCGGGCCCTCCGCCGGAAACAAGAACCTGTCCCTAgtcgagcagcagaagcgATTgcaagaagagaaagccaagaaggatgtGGAGAATCGTACTCGCTTTGAGGCCCAGTACGGTGGCCAAAACAACCAGTTTTGGGATAGCTTGGAGCAAGGACGCTCCCACAGTCCGGCCGTTAGCACGAACCACGCTCCTccgcccgccgccgccgacgacgacgatatTCTCGCCGCTTTCAACTCCGCTGCGCCGGTGGACGCGTCAACCAATTTCCCCATCCCAAGCCCCAGAAGCGATGCGAACAGAGTCCAGAGTCCAGCGAGCGGGGGAATTACCATGCGTGATAACACCGAGGGAGTGGCGGCGCTGGACGACGATGATCCATTTGGTCTCAACCAATTGAAGCCCAAGTCTGCTCCGCCGCGCACAGCTGCACCGACCGAGGATGACGATTTTCTCGGTCTGCTAGGGAAGCCCGTCTCTGAGATTCCGCGTCCGGAACCACCTTCACCCGCTGCCGACGTCTCTTCAATGCCATCCAGCGAGGCTAACCGTGCAATTGCAGAGCTTGTGGACATGGGGTTTCCTGCCGACAAAGCACGACAGGCGTTGCAATCAACTGAGTCTGGGACGGACGTACAGGCTGCCGTTGGCTGGCTTCTTACACAGGCCCATTCTCAATCCCGGCAAAAATCCCAAACTCGACCTACGGCCAATGGTCCTTCCAGCGAACgaatggaaagaaaggacaGACAAGCGCGCGATGCCCCTTCTTGGATGCGCGAAGATGGTCGGAGTCAAGCGTCGGCAGAGAAGGATCCGGCTCAACTGGCGTCGCAATTTGGCAACAATCTGCTGAAATCAGCCACTTCTCTCTGGAAGACCGGAAACAAGAAGTTTCAGCGAGCGGTACATGAATTTAACGCAGATCATGACCCCAACCAACCCAAGTGGATGAGGGATGCGTCCCCTGCACAAGAAGAGCCGTGGACACAATCGCCACCCTCAcatggacgaggcgagcCAGCTCAATCACAAGCAAATGGAGATAACTGGACCGACGAGGCACTTCTCCTTGAGTCTGGAGACTCGCGACCACCTCGAAAGTCTACTCGTCCACGTGAGAGTCCTCAGCCTGGCAGTGACTTACGCTCTCCTGGCACTGCTCAGCCTTCACAGCGGCCTAGCTTCCTTCAGCGGCCACCAGACCAGTCCCGAGCAGACTCCAGGTCTCCCCTGTCTCGAGTTGCAGTGGAACAGCAGTCAGCGCATGCGTACGTCAGTCCAGCAAGACGGAGGCGGCCGcaagcaccaccaccagcagcggaACCCAACGTTGATCTGTTCGAGTCTCCTGCCCCATCTTCGTCCTCTCGGCCCACTCCAACAACTCAAACTCCGCGTTCCTCGAAACCTTCAACTCCCCTTGCATTACGCTCGAAAGCTCCGCCGCGATCCATACCACCCGTATCGCAAGAGGCTCTTCAATCTACACATCGACACCGGGAGAAGGCTTCAGAAGCATACAAACGGGGCGATTATGCGGCCGCACATCAAAGTTTCTCCACAGCCCTCAGCATGCTCCCTGACAAACACCCaatcaccatcatcatccgcagTAATCGCGCCATGACCGCCCTGAAAATTGGCGAGCCTAAGTCTGCCATTGAGGACGCAGATACAGTGCTGCAAGTGATTGGTCCGTCCAAGGGTGAAGCTGAAGTGATCGAGCTTGGGAACGGTGAGCCCAATAAACAGATGAAGGATTTCTTTGGCAAAGCACTGCTGCGCAGAgcggaggcattggagcAACTGGAGCGTTGGGTGGATGCTGCTCAGGCATGGAAACTGGCAGTGGAGTCAGGCCATGGGGGAAGCACGAGCATCCAAGGACGCAATCGCTGTGAGAAAGCTGCTGGCATTAGCAAGCCGCCACCAAAGGccccagcaaagaagaagcccactCCTGCACCCAAGAAGCCGACTTCTGCTCTGTCCGATCTTACCGGTGGCCCGTCACCGTCCGGTCAGGACTCGGAGGCCGTCAGCCGTCTCCGGGCTGCCAATCTGGCCGCGGACCGCGCAGACGAAGAGAAATTCGCCCTTTCGGATAGTGTGGACGCGCGACTCACTGCATGGAAAAATGGCAAGCAGGATAACCTGCGCGCTCTACTCGGAAGTCTGGACACAGTACTCTGGCCCGAGGCCgaatggaagaagatcaacatGTCGGAACTGGTTTTGCCGAACAAGGTGAAGATCCAGTATATGAAGGGGATTGCCAAGGTGCATCCCGACAAG ATttccaccaccgccacgacGGAGCAGCGCATGATCTCTAGTGCCGTGTTCGGAACGCTGAACGAGGCATGGGACAAGTTTAGGGCGGAGAACAACCTGTGA